CCGGGAGCTGCTGCGCCGCAACCCCGGTCTTGACCCGAAGAAGATCGACGAGGTCGCCATCGCGGCCACCACGCAGATCGGCGACCAGGGTCTGACCCTGGGCCGTACCGCGGGGATCCTCGCGGGTCTGCCGCAGTCCGTGCCCGGCTACTCCATCGACCGCATGTGCGCCGGCGCCCTGACCGCCGTGACGACCACCGCCGGTTCGATCGCGTTCGGCGCCTACGACGCCGTCATCGCCGGTGGCGTGGAGCACATGGGCCGCCACCCGATGGGCGAGGGCGTGGACCCCAACCCGCGGTTCGTGAGCGAGAAGCTGGTCGACGAGTCGGCCCTGTTCATGGGCATGACGGCGGAGAACCTGCACGACCGCTACCCGCACATCACCAAGCTGCGCGCCGACGAGTACGCGGTGCGCTCGCAGGAGAAGGCCGCCAAGGCGTACGCCAACGGCAAGATCCAGCAGGACCTGGTGCCGATCTCGGTGCGCCGGACCAACCCGGAGGCCGGTGAGACCGGCTGGGGTCTGGTCACGGCCGACGAGCCGATGCGTCCGGGCACCACCCTGGAGAACCTTCAGGGCCTCAAGACGCCGTTCCGTGTGCACGGGCGGGTCACCGCCGGTAACGCGGCCGGTCTGAACGACGGTGCGACGGCCTCGATCATCGCCTCCGAGGACTTCGCCCGCGAGAACGACCTGCCGGTCAAGATGCGCCTCGTCTCCTACGCCTTCGCGGGCGTGGAGCCGGAGGTCATGGGCTACGGCCCGATCCCGGCCACGGAGAAGGCCCTCGCCAAGGCGGGGCTCGGCATCTCCGACATCGGCCTGTTCGAGATCAACGAGGCCTTCGCCGTCCAGGTGCTGGCCCTCCTCGACCACTACGGCATCGCGGACGACGACGAGCGCGTCAACCAGTACGGCGGCGCCATCGCCTTCGGTCACCCGCTGGCCTCCTCCGGCGTCCGGCTGATGACGCAGCTGGCCCGCCAGTTCGAGGAGCAGCGACACGTCCGCTACGGCCTGACCACCATGTGCGTCGGCTTCGGCATGGGCGCGACGGTCATCTGGGAGAACCCGCACTTCGAGGGGGACAAGTGAGCACCACCGCCGAGCTTTTGAAGCAGGCCTCCGAACTGTTCCCGGACGAGGTCGTCACGAGCGCGCACGTACGCCACCTCGACCTGCCGTTCGGCGCGGGGCGGTTCGCCCTGATCACGCTGGACAACGGCTTCGACCACACCAAGCCGACCACCTTCGGCCCCGGCTCGCTGGCGAACCTGAACACCGCCATCGACCAGGTCGAGAAGGAGGCGGCGGACGGCGAGATCGTCGGCGCCGGCATCACCGGCAAGCCGTTCATCTTCGCTGTCGGTGCCGACCTCAAGGGCGTGGAGATCCTCAAGGAGCGCGAGCACGCGCTCGCCATCGGCAAGGGCGGCCACGACGTCTTCAAGCGTCTGGCCAACCTGGCCGTCCCGACCTTCGCCTACTACAACGGCGCGGCGATGGGCGGCGGTGTCGAGGTCGGCCTGCACTGCACCTACCGCACGGTGTCGACGGCCGTCCCGGCGTTCTCGCTCCCCGAGGTCTTCCTCGGCCTGGTCCCCGGCTGGGGCGGCTGCACCCTGCTGCCGAACCTGATCGGCGCCGACAAGGCCGTCTCGGTCATCATCGAGAACTCGCTGAACCAGAACAAGCAGCTCAAGGGCCGGCAGGTCTTCGAGCTCGGCATCGCCGACGCGCTCTTCGAGGGCGCCGACTTCCTGGAGCAGTCGCTGCTGTGGACCGCTCAGGTCCTCAAGGGCGACGTCCAGGTCGAGCGTCCGGTGATCGACCGCGGTGAGGCCTGGGACCAGGCCGTCGCGCGGGGCCGGTTCGTCGCCGACTCCAAGGTGCACGGCGCGGCCCCGGCCGCCTACCGCGCCCTCGACATCGTCGCGGCCGCCAAGAACGGCGACCTGCAGCAGGGTTACGACGCCGAGGACCAGGCCCTCGCGGACCTGATCATGAGCGGCGAACTGCGCGCCGGCATCTACGCGTTCAACCTCGTCCAGAAGCGCGGCAAGCGTCCCGCCGGCGCCCCGGACAAGAACCTGGCCCGCCCGGTCACCAAGGTCGGCGTCGTCGGCGCCGGTCTGATGGCCTCGCAGCTGGCCCTGCTCTTCCTGCGCCGCCTGGAGGTGCCGGTCGTGCTGACCGACATCGACCAGGAGCGCGTCGACAAGGGTGTGGGCTACGTCCACGCCGAGATCGACAAGCTGCTCGGCAAGGGCCGGATCAACCAGGACAAGGCCAACCGCCTCAAGGCGCTGGTCACCGGCGTCCTGGACAAGGCCGAGGGCTTCGCGGACGCCGACTTCGTCATCGAGGCCGTCTTCGAGGAGATCGGCGTCAAGCAGCAGGTGTTCGCCGAGGTCGAGGCGGTCGCCCCGGCGCACGCGATCCTCGCGACCAACACCTCCTCGCTGTCGGTGACGGAGATGGCGTCGAAGCTGAAGCACCCCGAGCGGGTCGTGGGCTTCCACTTCTTCAACCCGGTCGCGGTCCTGCCGCTGCTGGAGATCGTCCGCGGCGAGCAGACCGACGACGCCTCCCTCGCGACGGCGTTCGCCGTCGCCAAGAAGCTGAAGAAGACCGCGGTCCTGGTCAAGGACGCCCCGGCGTTCGTCGTGAACCGCATCCTGACCCGCTTCATGGGCGAGATCCAGAACGTCATCGACGAGGGCACCCCGGTCGAGGTCGCCGAGAAGGCCGTCGAGCCGCTCGGTCTGCCGATGTCCCCGCTGGTGCTGCTGGAGCTGGTCGGCCCGGCGATCGGCCTGCACGTCTCGGAGACCCTCAACCGGGCCTTCCCGGACCGCTTCACGGTGTCCCCGAACCTCGCGGCCGTCGTCAAGGCGGGCAAGCGCGGCTTCTACGTCTACGACAGCGGCAAGCCGGAGCTGGACCCGGAGGTCGCCGCGCTGCTGAAGCAGGGCGACAGCGTCCTGACCGAGGAGCAGGTCCGCGAGCGCGTCCTGGACGCGGTGGCGCAGGAGATCGGGCTCATGCTCGACGAGGGCGTCGTCGCCGAGGCCCAGGACATCGACCTCTGCCTGATCACGGGCGCCGGCTGGCCCTTCCACCTGGGCGGCATCACGCCGTACCTGGACCGCGAGGGCGTCTCGGAGCGCGTGAACGGCAAGAAGTTCCTGGCACCGGGCGTGGCGAGCGTCCCGGCGTAAGGCACCGCGTACGGTCCTACGATGCCCGGCACATCGACTGGTGTGCCGGGCATCGGCGTTGTTCAGGCCTCGCCCGGGCGGCCGTCCTCGACGTGGACGACGTGCAGCTCGGTGCCGTCCAGGTCGCGCCGGGAGCGGCCGAGGATACCGACGGCCAGGTGCGTGGGATCGTCGGCGTCGTCCAGCGGGACGAAGGTGACGACGTCCGGGTGGTGGCCGGTCACCAGCCAGCCCTCGCCGTTGTTCAGTTCCAGCACCCGGAAGTCGCCCGCGGGG
Above is a genomic segment from Streptomyces fodineus containing:
- a CDS encoding thiolase family protein, giving the protein MPRTVRDVVFVDGVRTPFGKAGPKGIYHETRADDLVVKAIRELLRRNPGLDPKKIDEVAIAATTQIGDQGLTLGRTAGILAGLPQSVPGYSIDRMCAGALTAVTTTAGSIAFGAYDAVIAGGVEHMGRHPMGEGVDPNPRFVSEKLVDESALFMGMTAENLHDRYPHITKLRADEYAVRSQEKAAKAYANGKIQQDLVPISVRRTNPEAGETGWGLVTADEPMRPGTTLENLQGLKTPFRVHGRVTAGNAAGLNDGATASIIASEDFARENDLPVKMRLVSYAFAGVEPEVMGYGPIPATEKALAKAGLGISDIGLFEINEAFAVQVLALLDHYGIADDDERVNQYGGAIAFGHPLASSGVRLMTQLARQFEEQRHVRYGLTTMCVGFGMGATVIWENPHFEGDK
- a CDS encoding 3-hydroxyacyl-CoA dehydrogenase NAD-binding domain-containing protein; its protein translation is MSTTAELLKQASELFPDEVVTSAHVRHLDLPFGAGRFALITLDNGFDHTKPTTFGPGSLANLNTAIDQVEKEAADGEIVGAGITGKPFIFAVGADLKGVEILKEREHALAIGKGGHDVFKRLANLAVPTFAYYNGAAMGGGVEVGLHCTYRTVSTAVPAFSLPEVFLGLVPGWGGCTLLPNLIGADKAVSVIIENSLNQNKQLKGRQVFELGIADALFEGADFLEQSLLWTAQVLKGDVQVERPVIDRGEAWDQAVARGRFVADSKVHGAAPAAYRALDIVAAAKNGDLQQGYDAEDQALADLIMSGELRAGIYAFNLVQKRGKRPAGAPDKNLARPVTKVGVVGAGLMASQLALLFLRRLEVPVVLTDIDQERVDKGVGYVHAEIDKLLGKGRINQDKANRLKALVTGVLDKAEGFADADFVIEAVFEEIGVKQQVFAEVEAVAPAHAILATNTSSLSVTEMASKLKHPERVVGFHFFNPVAVLPLLEIVRGEQTDDASLATAFAVAKKLKKTAVLVKDAPAFVVNRILTRFMGEIQNVIDEGTPVEVAEKAVEPLGLPMSPLVLLELVGPAIGLHVSETLNRAFPDRFTVSPNLAAVVKAGKRGFYVYDSGKPELDPEVAALLKQGDSVLTEEQVRERVLDAVAQEIGLMLDEGVVAEAQDIDLCLITGAGWPFHLGGITPYLDREGVSERVNGKKFLAPGVASVPA